The genomic stretch catggttgacacatcatttcaGACTAGCTTGCATGTGTGACACATCACTTCGAACTAGCTTACATGTGAGACACATCATTcacctatttaagtgtcttactatcaacatccaagactcaacccacattcatctgcagcaagaaaatagttttcatctgcacaatgtcatcttcaccaaaatacagTGTCAACATTCAttgcaacggtgaaacatacgagtctgagttatacggtttttgttttcgaaacaccgataccattagacttacgatcaagagaaatgcaaccttcttgcatttgaaaaaaaagAATACAATCTTGTATAGGATCGGTTATTGTttcaaagatcacgtatcaaaatccaatatttttttagaacagtcaatgcaagtttttcccgctTAAGGTACAGGACGATaaagatgttgaatacatgtttgttaatcatgaacattcaggctgcaactgtattgagttgcatattactcttcaaccatgtatactatctcagcagtctcaaataaccagtcaAGATGActctggtgaatttgatccacaatggtcagatgatcatacaaagaattgccacggtttttatgggcactaaaaacatatgtcccaggaactgtggcaattatggagacattgccaacaatgatgccagacggaacctgtgttacaggtaatagaatctttcaccgtctcttttgggcgtttgactcatgcatcaaaggtttcgcattctgcaaacctattattcaaattgatgacacttggttatacgacaaatacaagggtactttgcttatggcggttgcacaagacgacaacaacaatgtcttttccattgcctttgctctggttgaaggtgaaacggctggtggatggggtttctttcttcgtcatctcagaacgcatgtggctccacaagccaatctctgtttgatttctgatagacatgctaccattgagagtgcttacaacaaccatgacaacggatgacatgatcctccttctacccatgtctattgcattagacatattgcaTAAAATTTCATGCGtgaaataaaagataagaatcttctcaagaaggtggtgaatgttgggtatgctctaactcaaccgtcatttcaatattatcgtgatgaaattagactgtctaatgaagacgcaagaagatggctaaataacataccagtagagcagtggacaagggcatttgacagaggttgtcgatggggccacataacaacaaaccttgtggaatgcatgaacggggtattcaaaggaattagaaatctgccaataaccgccttggtaagattgacctattataggttggcttctactttcgcaaccagaggtgaaagatggagtgcggtgttaatgtctgggcaagtattaagtgagtgttgcatgaaagtcatgaaagaggagagcatcaaagctagcacacacgctgtaacagtctttgaccgtcatatgcaaaatttcagcgtccaggaaacaagggaccacaacgaggggagaccaaatttagcctatgctgttagactaaatagaagttggtgcgactgtgaAAAATTAcaggccttccgcattccttgctcccatgtcattgcagcatgcaGATATACccgtcaagacgcttacaaccatttatctgatgtgtacaaggtcgtcaccgtcatgaatgtatataataaaagcttttcggtactaccaatggaggaatactggcctccatatgaaggtgatatagtttggcataacaacgagatgcgtagaaagaaaaaaggaaggccaaacagcacacgtatcaggacaAAAATGGATTcgacagataaaatgataagattatgtagtatctgtcgtcaaccaggacacaacaagaacaactgtcccaatcgaggagcatcatctgggtcataagctttttgtaacattgtatttctgtaaccttcaatcattatatatcataaagtttttgttacaacgaggttcacaacaaacatcagtacaaaataagctaactgaaaacagaaatatttctaactgattacaacaatcaaattgatgtcatctcgaccgaacatcatttccctagcatccttatcagtcttcattcaCATCCAATCAAAGatactgtcgagtctctcaatacttctaattttcCCCTTCTGatattttcccatctaaccaacgaatcagctccctcttcagttgctcgaacatagtgatgttccagaagagcatcaacatctgaagtttatctttcgcataaatcacctttccgtatcggcgacgaacaccaaacatgattgtcaaatgattaaatgagatgtggaacaatgactcacacaacacatctatttttaataaaaaaattgtattttatactgaagtgtcaatccaattggcgtctcctttgtaaaaatacatatggacgccaattggattgacgcctGCATTCAATGGGATagtttataatttttttttaaaccaaagatattttagaaatttttttaaaaaattgaattatttttttaaaaaattccCATTCCTCGAACAACATTTCGTAGGCATAAAATTTTTATTGCACTAGTAATCATCGTAATCAACTAGGCATATTTAAAGTACTATTAACCACCTAAGTTATCATCGAAAATGATTGAGAAATTAATGAAGTCTTTTGCAAAAAAGGGAGAACGTGGCGAGGTACAATTGGGAAGTGTCACGTGGAGAATAACACCATTGGTTAAAACACCTCGCACAAAGTGTGACTTTCAGATCTAAACACCGCAACTGCAACGCAACACTGAGATTTAAATTACTCCATTTACAATATTTAGATCTTAATCTTAATAACttcatcatttcatttcatcatTAGGGTTTCATCGCGAACATGGGAGAACCAAAGCTAATCCCTCTGGCAATTTTTCCACTGCTCTTCTTCGTGATTTCTACCTCATCGTTACACCTTCTCACTGCTTCCGATGCCGATGACGCGGTaattcatttctctctctctttttttGTTTCCATTTTTGTGTTTATTGAATAATTGGATATTTGTTTTTATGATTCTTCAATTAACGAATTGTTTTATGTTATGTTGTTCAGATCTTCTACGAATCATTTGACGAGGCTTTTGATGGTCGTTGGATCCTTTCCGATAAGGATGAATACAACGGTAATTACTAATATTCTCTTCACTCAGTTTTCTTTTTTGGAATTTGTTTGATTGTGACTGAAGTGAATTTCTTACTAAGTCACATAATGGACGAATCTATTAGCATATGGTAACTCGATATAGAATCTATTGAACTCCTTTAGATAGAAGGAATTGTATGGAAAATGTTTTAAGGAgtgaaaaaagaaaaatattaGAAGTATTTGTTGGACACATGATTGGATGAATGATAATAATTGTAAGTTTATGATTTCTAGGGTGTAAACATACTTTGATTATTAATTACACTGGCTCACTTCCTTCTTGATTATAATGAATGTAAATAGGGGATTCATGTAAATATTTTGAATGctttataatttatttaatattttcttcttttatttttcaactGGTGCTTATAGATGTTGTTAGCAAATTTTCAACAAGACATGCTTTCGTGGCACGGTTAAGAATTCAAAAATAGAAAGTACTAGatgaaaaataaatatttgtAAGCTGCAATGTATTAAATGCTTGTAATTTTATTTTAACACTCATCAGCAAAATCCCTCTAATAATAAGGCAATTGCAAACGAGTGCCCTAAAAGAAATAGTTATAGAATATTTCATGGGAAAGTAAAGCAAAGCATTTTGAGTAGCAATGAATAGAACCAACAGGTATATTATAATTGAAAATGGGGAAGAATCCTCTTTGATTACAAACTGTGGAAACACTTTGAGGGTTTGTCTACCTCCCAATGCCAAAAGCCCCTATTCCTTTCAAATTGATAAGATAGTAGAATACCCTTTCTAATCCTCCTCTCTATTTATTGGAAGCCTGTCTTATATGGCCCAACTACCTCTCCACAAACTACTAACCACTCATTAACTAACTAGCCAACTACTTAACTAACTAGTAACAACTTCTTAACAACTAACTACTCTAGAATGAAATATAAGCAAAAAGGGGGTATTTTAAAAGTTTATGTATATAGTATATAATTTTAATCAAATATATGAACTTTCCAAAAACTATTTTTTGTTATATTTCATTCTAGAAGGATTAGAAGTATGTATATATGGCAGTCATTGactgagtttttgtgatgaaaataaaaacaagagTCTACTATATACAAACATAATGTGGCTTTCCAAGAAAGGATAAATTTTTAATTCACAAATTTCTGCTACTTTTTTTCTATAGAATGGAGCGTCAGAATGTTTACTTTAGGATTTCTTTTGATTTGCATGCATACTTTGTCCTTAAAATTTAGTTCTGTATGGACTTTCCAGAAGTTCGTACTGTAGCTTATTAGTTCCCTTGGTAGTTGGTGCATATTGGAAGCGATTAGACGACAAATATCGAAATATCTCGTCAATAATAGTGGCTTATAATTTTTGTTCTTGTAAAGCTTGTTGGACTAATATTTGGTTTTCCCTGCCCATTCTAGGTGTTTGGGAGCATGCAAAGAGCGAGGGTCATGAAGATTACGGGCTTCTTGTCAGCCAGAAAGCAAGAAAATATGCGATAGTAAAAGAACTTGATGAGCCTGTGAGTCTTAAGGATAAATCAGTTGTTCTTCAGTTTGAGACTCGCCTTCAGAATGGCCTCGAGTGTGGTGGTGCATACATAAAATATCTTCGACCACAGGAGGCCGGTTGGAAGCCCAAGGAATTTGGCAATGATTCTCCATATTCAATTATGTTTGGTCCTGACAAGTGTGGAGCCACAAACAAGGTGCATTTCATTTTCAAGCATAAGAATCCCAAGAGTGGGGAGTATGTTGAACATCATCTCAAGTTTCCTCCATCCGTTCCTTCTGACAAATTATCTCATGTGTACACCGCTATTTTAAAACCAGACAACAAGTTACAAATTTTGATTGATGGAGAAGAGAAGAAAAAAGCAAATTTCTTATCTTCTGAGGATTTCGAGCCTTCCCTTATCCCTCCCAAGACAATCCCTGATCCTGAAGATAAGAAACCTGAAGACTGGGACGAGAGAGAGAAAATTCCAGACCCAAATGCAGTAAAGCCAGATGACTGGGATGAAGATGCACCCTTGGAAATTGTTGATGACGAAGCTGAAAAACCTGAAGGATGGTTGGATGATGAGCCTGAGGAGGTAGATGACCCAGAAGCTACAAGACCAGAAGATTGGGACGATGAGGAGGATGGTGAATGGGAAGCCCCAAAGGTTACCAACCCAAAGTGTGAAGCAGCCCCTGGTTGTGGTGAGTGGAAGAGGCCAATGAAGAAGAATCCAGCATATAAGGGAAAATGGCATGCTCCCCTTATTGAAAATCCAGCTTATAAGGGTATATGGAAGCCTCAGGATATTCCAAACCCGGATTACTTTGAGCTTAAAAAACCTGATTTTGAGCCTATTGCTGCTATTGGTATTGAGATTTGGACAATGCAAGACGGTATATTGTTTGACAATATTTTGATAGCTAAAGATGATAAGATTGCAGCATCATACCGAGAGACTACATGGAAACCCAAGTTTTTTGTTGAGAAAGAGAAACAGAAGGAAGAAGATTCGGACACTGAATCAAGTGGTCTTGCAAGCATCCAAGTAATGTCATCTTGCtgttttctctttctctctctttttctcctAGTAGTTTGGTCTGGTCTTCGAGTTCTAGCATTTCTGCCTCAACTCTTCTTTCTTTAGCGTGATTTACTTTTTTTCTCTTGCAGAAGAAGGTATTTGACCTATTATACAAGATTGCAGACATTCCCTTCCTGAGTGCCTACAAGCTTAAAATACATGTAagtaaaaagaaaaaaattgcAAATTTTATGTTGGGGGTATCTGCCTCACTTCTTCTATCAGTAATAATGTTCCATTTGATGGTATGACTTGAATTCTATGCTGCTTTTGCAGAATATAATTGAAAAGGGTGAATCACAGCCGAATCTCACAGTTGGAATTCTTGTAGCTGTTGTGGTTATTGTCTTGTCAATTTTCCTCAGGGCCATATTTGGTGGGAAGAAAACGCCAGTGAGTAGAACTCCCCTGTCGACGAACTACTTTATCATTTTATTATATTTCCTTCCTTCTGACCTATGTTTTGGACTATATGTTAATCACTGGATTATGTCTCTTCCTGTGCAGGCAAGAGTGGTGAAGACAGACACACCAGCCACGGAAACTTCCACTAGCCAAGGTGATGGAGAGAATGAAGAAGACAAAGAGGAGGAAACATCAAAGGCTCCACGCCGAAGGGTAAAGCGAGACAATTAAAATGATTTAAACCATACAAGGGCGGCCAAACAAGATCACCACCAAACACAAATTTTGAGCTTAGTTGAAGATTAGGTCAATTCTGTTATTCGATAGCACTTTCTTTGCAAATTTCTCATTCACTTTGTGACAGATGATATGCATAAGGAGTATAGATAAGATATTATGCGTAGTGCTGGTTACTTTGGAGACTTGAGTTTTTATAGCTAATTCAGATTGTACAATAATTTTTCTTAATCTTTCTCTTAAACTTTCTAGTTATGTAGCAAAGGAATCAATTCCCCCAACAGACACTCCCACTGTTAGCTATAATCCTGATTTAAGCATGTTCTTGATCCAGCCATGTGACTCTGGGGCTATAATGCTCGCATGAAACAACGTTGTTTCTTCTGCGCATGAATCATCACCCATAACATTTTCTGAAACCTCTGTTTATGGATTTACTTCTAACAACAGCCTTCATTTTAATAATATTAATACTTTGTTTGAGATTTTAAAATACGTATTATGACCATTGACTTATCAAGACTGTATAATTTATTTTTCCTTCTTAATTAATCAATATTATGTACTTGTTGTCAACTTGCTATATTAATCACTTGTTTGACCACTTTCTTTTATTCTGGTTTCTAAATTAATAAAACATACTTAAAGTTCTTAAACTATTCTTCAACTACTACTTAGACCCATTTGGATATGTGTTCATAGTTCTTAAAGTATGAAAATATATTTATTGTTAAATACCTCAATTGATGCAATCTTACAATAGctaatttattcatttttaaattgcAAAGTAAATCCAATAAATCCACCCTTTATCGATGAAATTGACGTTAATAAAAAAACACTTAAAATACAGGGGATTGCTTTTCCCATTCTAAGGGTTTCTCTTCCATTATAGTGAAaaattaaaattacttttgaaattCAGAAATATATTTTGGGATGTACCCAATTCATATATAATTCATTTGTTTTTGAAGCAGATCTTATGTAAAAAAATTAATGCAAAGATGGACTTCCGAATGCGTTCTTAATCAAATACTCCTCGTACTCTTCTCCTTTCTAATTTTTCTTTTACCCTCAAACTCTCAAGCTCTCTTAAATTCTAAAATTTTGTCAACCCACTTTCAAATTTGATAAGTTTTTGTAGAAATTAAGTATTAAGTTGTGTAGTAGGTAGTTTAGATAGGTTATTTTCAAATGCGTTCTTAATCAAATACTCGTCATACTCTTCTCCTTTCTAATTTTTCTTTTACCCTCAAACTCTCAAGCCCTCTTAAACTCTAAAATTTTCTCAACTCACTTTCAAATTTGATAAGTTTTTATAGAAAATAAGCATTAAGTTGTGTAGTAGGTAATTTAGATATGTTATTTAAGTGAACAATATGTTTGATAAATTTTCTGAACCCACTTTCAAATTTGGTAGGTTTTTGTAGAAATTAAGTATTAAGTTGTGTAGTAGGTAGTTTAGATAGATTATTTAAGTGATCAATGTGTTTGATAGGTAGTTAAGATAAACAATGCGTTTTGAGAATGTTTGATTTTTATGCATTTATGTCATTTGTGTTTTTTCCGTGTTACAGGTTAACACAGAAATACACTTCCGTATTTGATCAAAATTTGATTTTCAGAAATTTGGAAATACATTTCCATATTCGGTTTGTCTACATTGCTTGTCTTGGTTTTCATTGTGTTTTATCTAGATAATGCTTGTGTTGTTCAATTATAGACATTATGGTTGACAATCAATAAAGAATGAGGCTTAGAAGAGTGTCACATTATGCACCTGTTTGTAGAGAAATAACTCGACTCTCGTGAGCACATGCCAGTTCTAGTTCATTTGATTCAGAGGTGTCAACATCCGGGGTTCATCCATCAATGCCTTCGTCTTCCCGGAGGAGGGAGGTGTCACCTCCTGATACCTTAGAAGCCCATCCGGTCCAACTTGAGGCACATCAGGTTTATGTCGTTCTAAAGGGGTTTGAAGGAGGCCTGTACGACTTATCGCTGCCGCCTATATATCTGAAACATGCTGTCAGACATGTCTGGAACAAAGAGGTAAAAATCACCTCTATTTATTTTTTGAAGCACATATTTAAAATTTCTGATGATGGTTTATTTTTCTGTAAGACCGTGATGCTTTAAAATGCATCAACCATGATCGGGAGATTACGAGGCTTGATGAATAGTAGTTTCAGGATGCGGTGTAACTATTTGGGTTACGAGACTTATGCAGGACCAGTTATTCTACTATTAACGATAGTATGCTGTCAACGTTTATTGAGAGACAACGCTCTGAGACATCATATTCTCATCTTCCACATGGTGAGATGTCTATCTCACTGGACGATGTATCATGCCTACTGCATCTTCCAATCAGAGAAAGACTATTAGACCACAACGAGATTATCTGAGATGAAGCACTGGAGATGATGGTGATATCTAAGAGTTGGCCTATGATTTTCCCTGAAGTAGATAGAAGACATATGAGGGCGTCATGCTAGGTTTCGATTTCTATAGAGGTTGTATGCACAACAGCTGATAGCGGCAGAGCAGACCGATGGTGATGATGAGAAGGTTATGCAGCATAGAACATACACATTGGGAGCATACTTGTTGTATTTGGTTGGCATGTCCATTTTTTTGGACACGAGTTCCTATTACGTGAATGTGATTTACCTCAGATACTTCATTGACTTGGAGCAGATTCATGAATACAAGTGTGGGACACTAGTTGCACACTAATGACGGTAATATATTTGCATCATTTACCGTTTCATAACACTTGTGTTACATCATTACTAATAATTCATATGTATGATTTTTCAGGCATGGATATTCCAGCAGTTCCCACTGATATTCGAATGATCATATGTTGATACCTAAACTAAGGATATGCTATGTGCTTATGCATTCACCCCGCTCAAAAGGAATCAGGCGGCCGAGTCCTATAGAGAGTATCTTGACCGTACAATAGAAGATGATGTAGACTTCCAAGAATACACTTCCAGGAATATAAAAATCATTGACAGTCGTGTCCATTGGATACATAGTCTTCTACTCTAGATGGTTGGTTTGTGGGTCACGTTTGACAGATCCACATCTGCCTGAGCCCGTCATGCGCCAGTTCTTGTATATGCAATTTATTCTAAGAGACTCCTCTGATTCGGCTCCTCCTCTAACTTCCCACATATATGTAGCTTCTAGTGACTAGAACTTTATATTCGGTTACTTCCAGGAGTATTTCAGAATGTCACATTCTTATATGACACCAAATCATGTTGTTACCTAGATATCGACGTATTATGGATCATACGCAAGCGGGTATAGACACAAGAGTCTTTCTATAAGGCTCTTCTATGAGGGATATTGTAGATGTCATTCTTATAGAGGCACATACGACACCTCAGTACAACATAGGAATAAAAGGATCTGGTATACACAATAGTATAGTATTTTTATTATGGATAATTTTATCGTTTGTAATATATTTTGACTTTATTATAAATTCAGGATTTATTCATTTATATATGACATTTTCACCTTATTTGATAAGTGTatgatttaatttatataaaATTTATTATGATAGTATAGTTATAATACATGGGTTATTACATCGGTATATCTCTAAAAAAAGTCGAAATTTTACTGTCTAAGGTGAATATGGAAGTACATATCCGTATTATATGTCTAGGGTAAATATGAAGATGTCCTTCCGAATTCAGAGGGACATTTTCAGATTTTTTTTGGATGTTTTTCCACTATTTAGGATTGGAAAAGCAATTCCCAGATATAATTACAAAAATTTCTAAATTAGTTGAAGGAACTTTGAAAAGCTTGTGCCAAACATTTAGTTGTGCATACATATTAGAATAATCGATGGAAAAACAAAGGCGGTGGCTGAAAAATATAGGTAATTATACTCTTACTATTTCTTCTAAACCTTATAAAACTAAAAAGGTATcctttttaaaaattaattttcacACCCGTATCATATTTCACTCAGAAATAATTAAAAGATTTTGTTCAGAGTAATATTTGAATGACATTTTGTATAATAAAGAGAAATAGAGAGAAAAATAAACGAATGACAGTGATAgataaaatttatatttattcataacaaaaaaaatttAGATACTTTTACAAAATTTACTGCAAGATAAAAATTTGCAGAAAACTTTGTAATATAGTTCATAAAAAGTCTTGCAAGAAATTCAAATATCTGAAATTTATCATCTAAAAGCACTCAATTCCCTTTTTAACTTCTCATATTATTTGAAAAATACACTGAATGCATATTTGTAGAAAATGTTAAATATTAATAAAATCTGTGAAATTTATTGTGAAAAACATCAAATGCATCCAAAAAAAACAACCTAACAAAAGGATATTTTTGAATGTTTATAAATATTTAAAGAAATATGAATAATACTATTTTGCCACTAAACTATACACCTAGACCGTATTTACTAAATCGTATTTCCTATTTATCAATATAAACACAATTtcttttattaaaaaaaaataataatattttctaaaaaaatatttttgtttaaaaaatatCTTTTTTAACACAAATATAAGTTTTAtcattaattaattttattattccattaatcacaaaaatatatatatgttaTTAACCACATATTCTACTTACAACA from Lathyrus oleraceus cultivar Zhongwan6 chromosome 7, CAAS_Psat_ZW6_1.0, whole genome shotgun sequence encodes the following:
- the LOC127108496 gene encoding calnexin homolog, which translates into the protein MGEPKLIPLAIFPLLFFVISTSSLHLLTASDADDAIFYESFDEAFDGRWILSDKDEYNGVWEHAKSEGHEDYGLLVSQKARKYAIVKELDEPVSLKDKSVVLQFETRLQNGLECGGAYIKYLRPQEAGWKPKEFGNDSPYSIMFGPDKCGATNKVHFIFKHKNPKSGEYVEHHLKFPPSVPSDKLSHVYTAILKPDNKLQILIDGEEKKKANFLSSEDFEPSLIPPKTIPDPEDKKPEDWDEREKIPDPNAVKPDDWDEDAPLEIVDDEAEKPEGWLDDEPEEVDDPEATRPEDWDDEEDGEWEAPKVTNPKCEAAPGCGEWKRPMKKNPAYKGKWHAPLIENPAYKGIWKPQDIPNPDYFELKKPDFEPIAAIGIEIWTMQDGILFDNILIAKDDKIAASYRETTWKPKFFVEKEKQKEEDSDTESSGLASIQKKVFDLLYKIADIPFLSAYKLKIHNIIEKGESQPNLTVGILVAVVVIVLSIFLRAIFGGKKTPARVVKTDTPATETSTSQGDGENEEDKEEETSKAPRRRVKRDN